A section of the Streptomyces sp. SCL15-4 genome encodes:
- a CDS encoding (2Fe-2S)-binding protein codes for MNPLKRTRARPGPACTVTFDGRPLRALPGRTVAAALWAAGVTAWRGTRGTGKPRGVFCGIGVCFDCLVTVNDRPNQRACLVPVRPGDVIRTQRGTGRDDD; via the coding sequence GTGAATCCTCTGAAGCGGACACGGGCCCGGCCGGGCCCGGCCTGTACGGTCACCTTCGACGGCCGGCCCCTGCGGGCGCTGCCGGGCCGGACGGTCGCGGCGGCGCTGTGGGCGGCGGGCGTGACGGCCTGGCGCGGCACACGGGGCACCGGCAAGCCGCGCGGCGTGTTCTGCGGCATCGGGGTGTGCTTCGACTGCCTGGTGACCGTCAACGACCGGCCGAACCAACGGGCCTGTCTGGTGCCGGTGCGCCCGGGAGACGTGATCCGCACGCAACGGGGAACGGGCCGGGACGATGACTGA
- a CDS encoding NAD(P)/FAD-dependent oxidoreductase, with amino-acid sequence MTERPRLAVVGAGPAGLAAALAAASRGVRVILVDAADQAGGQFYRQPAAALGARRPPAPHHRRRTWERLRAGLGRHRAAGRLVHLTDHHVWCVARESGSGGFTVHALRGPGQEEGVTVRADAVVLATGGYERVLPFPGWTLPGVVTAGGAQAMLKGGLVLPGRVAVVAGTGPLLLPVATGLAAAGARVAALVESAGPAAALRRAPALTVRPGTLAEGAGYAARLLRHRVRTLTRHTVVAAHGTGRLEAVTVAALDRAGRPRPGTARRLACDTLAVGHGLLPHTDLAEALGCALSGTAVRVDGEQRTDVPGVWAAGEATGVGGAALALAEGHIAGHSAAARLYGAVPDPRRRAGADRARSRARAFAAALEAVYAPPAGWADGLPDDTVVCRCEEVTAGRVREAAGTLGAGDARTVKLLTRAGMGWCQGRMCGPAVAGLTGCPLTAGRRPFARPVPLGVLAGLPDAE; translated from the coding sequence ATGACTGAGCGGCCCCGGCTCGCCGTCGTCGGCGCGGGCCCCGCCGGCCTGGCCGCGGCCCTGGCGGCGGCCTCACGCGGTGTCCGGGTGATCCTGGTCGACGCGGCCGACCAGGCCGGCGGGCAGTTCTACCGGCAGCCGGCCGCCGCCCTCGGCGCCCGCCGGCCCCCCGCGCCGCACCACCGGCGGCGCACCTGGGAGCGGCTGCGGGCGGGCCTCGGACGGCACCGCGCGGCGGGCCGCCTCGTTCATCTGACGGATCATCATGTGTGGTGTGTCGCACGGGAGTCCGGCTCCGGCGGATTCACCGTGCACGCTCTGCGCGGTCCCGGCCAGGAGGAGGGTGTCACCGTCCGCGCCGACGCCGTGGTCCTCGCCACCGGCGGCTACGAGCGGGTGCTGCCCTTCCCGGGCTGGACGCTGCCCGGCGTCGTCACGGCGGGCGGTGCGCAGGCCATGCTCAAGGGCGGACTGGTGCTGCCCGGGCGGGTGGCCGTGGTCGCCGGGACCGGGCCGCTGCTGCTGCCGGTGGCCACCGGGCTCGCCGCCGCCGGTGCCCGGGTGGCGGCGCTGGTCGAGTCCGCCGGTCCGGCCGCGGCGCTGCGCCGGGCGCCCGCCCTCACCGTCCGGCCCGGCACACTCGCCGAGGGCGCCGGGTACGCGGCCCGGCTGCTGCGGCACCGGGTGCGCACCCTGACGCGGCACACGGTGGTGGCGGCGCACGGCACCGGGCGGCTGGAGGCGGTGACGGTGGCCGCGCTCGACCGCGCCGGACGCCCGCGGCCCGGCACCGCCCGGCGCCTGGCCTGCGACACGCTCGCCGTGGGCCACGGGCTGCTGCCGCACACCGACCTCGCCGAGGCCCTCGGCTGCGCCCTGAGCGGCACCGCCGTACGGGTCGACGGCGAGCAGCGCACCGACGTGCCCGGCGTGTGGGCCGCCGGGGAGGCCACCGGCGTCGGCGGCGCGGCCCTCGCGCTCGCCGAGGGGCACATCGCCGGGCACTCGGCCGCCGCGCGCCTGTACGGCGCCGTTCCCGACCCGCGCCGCCGGGCCGGCGCCGACCGGGCGCGAAGCCGGGCGCGGGCGTTCGCGGCGGCCCTGGAGGCGGTGTACGCCCCGCCCGCGGGCTGGGCGGACGGGCTGCCGGACGACACGGTGGTGTGCCGCTGCGAGGAGGTCACCGCCGGGCGGGTGCGCGAGGCCGCCGGCACGCTCGGCGCCGGGGACGCGCGCACCGTGAAGCTGCTGACCCGGGCCGGAATGGGCTGGTGCCAGGGCCGGATGTGCGGGCCCGCGGTGGCCGGACTGACGGGCTGTCCGCTCACCGCCGGACGCCGGCCGTTCGCCCGGCCGGTGCCGCTCGGGGTCCTGGCCGGCCTGCCGGACGCGGAGTAG
- a CDS encoding dihydrodipicolinate synthase family protein, whose protein sequence is MSDVPHRPWHGVLVATALPFRDDLSVDHDRYAEHCARLVASGCDGVVPNGSLGEYQVLTAEERARVVETAVAAIGGERVVPGVAAYGSAEARRWAEQAGAAGCAAVMLLPPNAYRADERSVLAHYAEVARAGLPVVAYNNPVDTKVDLVPELLARLHGEGLVQAVKEFSGDVRRAWRIAELAPELDLLVGADDVLLELAVAGAKGWVAGYPNALPRASVELYRAAAAGDLATALPLYRQLHPLLRWDSRTEFVQAIKLSMDVVGRYGGPVRPPRLPLPPEQEAAVRAATEKAVAAGLA, encoded by the coding sequence ATGTCCGACGTACCGCACCGTCCCTGGCACGGCGTCCTCGTCGCCACCGCCCTCCCCTTCCGCGACGATCTCTCGGTCGACCACGACCGCTACGCCGAGCACTGCGCCCGGCTCGTCGCGAGCGGCTGTGACGGCGTCGTGCCGAACGGCTCGCTCGGCGAGTACCAGGTGCTCACCGCGGAGGAACGGGCCCGGGTGGTGGAGACCGCCGTGGCCGCGATCGGCGGGGAGCGGGTGGTGCCGGGCGTCGCCGCGTACGGCTCCGCCGAGGCCCGCCGCTGGGCCGAGCAGGCCGGCGCGGCCGGCTGCGCGGCGGTGATGCTGCTGCCGCCCAACGCCTACCGCGCCGACGAGCGTTCCGTCCTCGCCCACTACGCGGAGGTCGCGCGGGCCGGCCTGCCGGTGGTGGCGTACAACAACCCGGTCGACACCAAGGTGGACCTGGTGCCCGAACTCCTCGCCCGGCTGCACGGCGAGGGACTGGTGCAGGCCGTCAAGGAGTTCTCCGGCGATGTGCGCCGCGCCTGGCGGATCGCCGAACTCGCGCCGGAACTGGATCTGCTGGTCGGCGCGGACGACGTGCTGCTGGAGCTGGCGGTGGCCGGTGCCAAGGGCTGGGTGGCCGGCTATCCCAACGCGCTGCCGCGCGCCTCGGTGGAGCTGTACCGCGCGGCGGCGGCCGGGGACCTGGCCACCGCGCTCCCCCTGTACCGGCAGCTGCACCCGCTGCTGCGCTGGGACTCCAGGACCGAGTTCGTCCAGGCGATCAAGCTCTCCATGGACGTCGTCGGGCGCTACGGCGGCCCGGTGCGCCCGCCCAGACTCCCGCTGCCGCCCGAGCAGGAGGCCGCGGTCCGCGCGGCCACCGAGAAGGCCGTGGCCGCGGGGCTGGCCTGA
- a CDS encoding proline racemase family protein, producing MRSKLVLHAVDSHTEGMPTRVITGGIGTVPGATMNERRLYFREHRDHVKRLLMNEPRGHSAMSGAVLQPPTRPDCDWGIIYIEVSGYLPMCGHGTIGVATVLVETGMVEVTEPVTTIRLDTPAGVVVAEVAVEGGAARSVTLRNVPSFAAGLDREVTLPDGRTVGYDLAYGGNFYAILPVDALGLPFDRARKDDILAAGLELMRAIGEQDEPVHPQDASIRGCHHVHLYAPGATARHSRHAMVIHPGWFDRSPCGTGTCARMAQLHARGELPLGTEFVNESFIGTRFTGRLLGTTEVAGVPAVLPSFTGRAWITGTAQYLLDPDDPFPEGFVL from the coding sequence ATGCGCAGCAAGCTCGTCCTGCACGCCGTCGACTCGCACACCGAGGGCATGCCGACCCGGGTGATCACCGGCGGGATCGGCACCGTGCCCGGCGCGACGATGAACGAACGGCGGCTGTACTTCCGCGAACACCGCGACCACGTCAAGCGGTTGCTGATGAACGAGCCGCGCGGCCACTCCGCGATGAGCGGCGCGGTCCTGCAGCCGCCGACCCGCCCGGACTGCGACTGGGGGATCATCTACATCGAGGTGTCCGGCTATCTGCCGATGTGCGGGCACGGCACGATCGGGGTGGCCACCGTCCTGGTCGAGACGGGCATGGTGGAGGTCACCGAGCCGGTGACCACCATCCGGCTGGACACTCCGGCGGGGGTCGTGGTCGCCGAGGTCGCGGTGGAGGGCGGCGCGGCCCGGAGCGTGACGCTGCGCAACGTCCCGTCGTTCGCCGCCGGCCTGGACCGCGAGGTCACCCTGCCCGACGGCCGCACCGTCGGCTACGACCTCGCCTACGGCGGCAACTTCTACGCCATCCTGCCCGTCGACGCCCTCGGGCTGCCCTTCGACCGCGCCCGCAAGGACGACATCCTGGCGGCGGGACTGGAGCTGATGCGGGCGATCGGCGAACAGGACGAGCCGGTCCACCCGCAGGACGCGTCCATCCGCGGCTGCCACCACGTCCACCTGTACGCGCCCGGCGCCACCGCCCGGCACTCCCGGCACGCCATGGTCATCCACCCGGGCTGGTTCGACCGCTCCCCCTGCGGCACCGGCACCTGCGCGCGCATGGCGCAGCTGCACGCCCGCGGCGAACTGCCCCTGGGCACCGAGTTCGTGAACGAGTCCTTCATCGGCACCCGGTTCACCGGACGGCTGCTGGGGACGACCGAGGTCGCCGGGGTGCCGGCCGTGCTGCCCAGCTTCACCGGCCGCGCGTGGATCACCGGGACGGCGCAGTACCTGCTGGACCCGGACGACCCGTTCCCCGAGGGGTTCGTCCTGTAG
- a CDS encoding GntR family transcriptional regulator, translating into MRDMAQNTRDAELSALPRLGGRRSSYRERVADALRAALIAGELRPGEVYSAPSLAARFGVSATPVREAMLDLAKEGLVDTVPNKGFRVTAVSDRQLDEYTHIRALVEIPTVADLARTADRVSLEALRPAAREIVAAAAAGDLIAYVEADTRFHLGLLALAGNAHLVEVVADLRGRSRLYGLTALVRAGRLLASAEEHLELLDALLERDERAVREIMTRHLGHVRGLWAAD; encoded by the coding sequence ATGCGTGACATGGCACAGAACACGCGTGACGCGGAGCTGTCCGCGCTCCCGCGGCTCGGCGGACGGCGCAGCAGCTACCGCGAGCGGGTCGCGGACGCCCTGCGCGCCGCGCTGATCGCGGGCGAGCTGCGGCCGGGCGAGGTGTACTCGGCGCCCTCGCTGGCCGCCCGGTTCGGTGTCTCGGCGACACCGGTACGGGAGGCGATGCTCGACCTGGCCAAGGAGGGACTGGTCGACACCGTGCCCAACAAGGGCTTCCGGGTCACGGCCGTCTCCGACCGGCAGCTGGACGAGTACACGCACATCCGGGCGCTCGTCGAGATCCCGACCGTGGCGGACCTGGCCCGCACCGCCGACCGGGTCTCGCTGGAGGCGCTGCGCCCGGCGGCCCGGGAGATCGTCGCCGCCGCCGCGGCGGGCGACCTGATCGCCTACGTCGAGGCCGACACCCGCTTCCACCTCGGCCTGCTCGCCCTAGCGGGCAACGCGCACCTGGTCGAGGTCGTCGCCGACCTGCGCGGGCGCTCCCGGCTGTACGGGCTGACCGCGCTGGTGCGGGCGGGCCGGCTGCTCGCCTCCGCCGAGGAGCACCTGGAGCTGCTGGACGCCCTGCTGGAACGCGACGAGCGGGCCGTCCGCGAGATCATGACCCGGCATCTGGGGCATGTGCGCGGCCTGTGGGCGGCGGACTGA
- a CDS encoding amino acid permease — protein MHNTGTVARSAPASAETPAAPPTVPAENPHGDAGRHARRFGLPVATALVMGNIIGGGIFLLPASIAPYGTVSLVAFGVLTVGAIALALVFGRLAARDPRTGGPYVYAREAFGDFAGFLAAWSYWITTWVSNAALAVAAVGYLDVLIPVDDHRWTACLAALALQWLPALANFAGTRYVGAVQLVSTVLKFVPLLLVAVGGLFFFDPDRLGPFNSSGHGAVGAVSASAALLLFSYLGVESAAVSAGEVENARRNVGRATVIGTAGAALVYLLGTVSVFGTVAHDRLVTSTAPFSDAVNTMFGGSWGGTAVALAALVSMTGCLNGWTLLSAQTPYAAARDGLFPSAFARRRRGVPTVGVGVTVVLASLLTVYNYFSGSGKVFDVLVLVTTFTATVPYLLATAAQIFHLVAGRPEAVDRGRLVRDSVITAVAAAFSVWLMAGAGYAAVYQGVLFLFVGIIVYAVMAARRQRRQTPAAEAPAAEAP, from the coding sequence ATGCACAACACCGGAACCGTCGCACGGTCGGCTCCGGCCTCCGCGGAGACCCCCGCGGCGCCCCCCACGGTTCCCGCCGAGAACCCGCACGGCGACGCCGGCAGGCATGCCCGCCGGTTCGGCCTGCCCGTCGCCACCGCCCTGGTCATGGGCAACATCATCGGCGGCGGCATCTTCCTGCTGCCCGCCTCCATCGCCCCCTACGGCACGGTCAGCCTGGTCGCCTTCGGCGTGCTGACCGTCGGCGCCATCGCGCTCGCCCTGGTCTTCGGCCGGCTGGCCGCCCGGGACCCGCGCACCGGCGGCCCCTACGTCTACGCCCGCGAGGCGTTCGGCGACTTCGCGGGCTTCCTCGCGGCCTGGTCGTACTGGATCACCACCTGGGTGTCGAACGCGGCGCTCGCCGTCGCCGCCGTCGGCTACCTGGACGTGCTGATCCCGGTCGACGACCACCGCTGGACCGCCTGCCTGGCCGCGCTCGCCCTGCAGTGGCTGCCCGCGCTCGCCAACTTCGCCGGCACCCGGTACGTGGGCGCCGTCCAGCTGGTCTCCACCGTGCTGAAGTTCGTCCCGCTGCTGCTGGTCGCGGTCGGCGGGCTGTTCTTCTTCGACCCCGACCGGCTCGGCCCGTTCAACTCCAGCGGGCACGGCGCGGTCGGCGCGGTGTCCGCCTCCGCCGCGCTGCTGCTCTTCTCCTACCTCGGCGTGGAGTCCGCCGCCGTCAGCGCGGGCGAGGTCGAGAACGCCCGCCGCAACGTGGGCCGCGCCACCGTCATCGGCACCGCGGGTGCGGCGCTGGTGTACCTGCTGGGCACGGTGTCGGTGTTCGGCACGGTCGCGCACGACCGCCTGGTGACCTCCACCGCGCCGTTCTCGGACGCCGTGAACACGATGTTCGGCGGCAGCTGGGGCGGTACGGCGGTGGCGCTCGCCGCGCTGGTGTCCATGACCGGCTGCCTCAACGGCTGGACCCTGCTCAGCGCCCAGACGCCGTACGCGGCGGCGCGCGACGGACTGTTCCCGAGCGCCTTCGCCCGCCGCCGGCGGGGTGTGCCCACGGTCGGCGTGGGCGTGACGGTCGTCCTCGCCTCGCTGCTCACCGTCTACAACTACTTCTCCGGCTCGGGCAAGGTCTTCGACGTCCTGGTCCTGGTCACCACGTTCACCGCGACCGTGCCGTACCTGCTGGCCACCGCCGCGCAGATCTTCCACCTCGTGGCCGGGCGGCCCGAGGCGGTCGACCGGGGGCGGCTGGTGCGGGACTCCGTGATCACCGCGGTGGCCGCGGCGTTCTCGGTCTGGCTGATGGCGGGCGCCGGCTACGCCGCCGTGTACCAGGGCGTGCTGTTCCTGTTCGTCGGGATCATCGTCTACGCGGTGATGGCGGCGCGACGGCAGCGGAGGCAGACCCCGGCGGCCGAAGCCCCGGCGGCCGAGGCGCCGTAG
- a CDS encoding sensor histidine kinase: MNGLALLAAGAPLLFAAGLAAGRLSARRSDRDGADPGTPVERATFRTLHTASVAAPPLRAGLTPDAARKAVRGLRPLFGTAALALTAEDRLLAWEGPGRHHEETALERVRQVLDTGRAQTFAVGCPEPDCPVRWGAAAPLTVDRRVLGALVVLGAGEPGSGARATEEVARWVSVQLELADLDRTRTGLIEAEIRALRAQISPHFVYNSLAAIASFVRTDPERARDLLLEFADFARYSFRRHGAFTTLAEELRAIEQFLELVRARFGRRLEVTLRIAPEVLPVAVPFLCLQPLVENAVKHGLEESAGRGRITITARDEGATARIVVEDDGVGMEPDRLRGILRGEDGPAAGIGLRNVDERLRQVYGDEHGLVIETGVGAGMKITIRVPKYRPGVHPAPPDPVPPGRRD; the protein is encoded by the coding sequence GTGAACGGCCTCGCCTTGCTCGCCGCCGGAGCCCCGCTGCTCTTCGCCGCCGGCCTCGCCGCCGGGCGCCTGTCGGCCCGCCGATCGGACCGGGACGGCGCGGACCCCGGCACCCCCGTGGAGCGCGCCACCTTCCGCACCCTGCACACCGCCTCCGTGGCCGCGCCACCGCTGCGCGCCGGACTCACCCCGGACGCGGCCCGCAAGGCGGTACGCGGGCTGCGTCCGCTGTTCGGCACGGCCGCCCTCGCGCTCACGGCCGAGGACCGGCTGCTGGCCTGGGAGGGACCGGGCCGGCACCACGAGGAGACGGCCCTGGAGCGGGTGCGCCAGGTGCTGGACACCGGCCGGGCGCAGACTTTCGCCGTCGGCTGCCCGGAGCCGGACTGCCCGGTGCGCTGGGGCGCCGCCGCGCCGCTCACCGTGGACCGGCGTGTGCTCGGCGCGCTCGTCGTGCTCGGCGCCGGGGAGCCGGGGTCCGGGGCGCGGGCCACCGAGGAGGTGGCGCGCTGGGTCTCCGTCCAGCTCGAACTCGCCGACCTCGACCGGACCCGCACCGGACTGATCGAGGCGGAGATCCGCGCGCTGCGGGCGCAGATCTCCCCGCACTTCGTCTACAACTCCCTCGCGGCGATCGCGTCCTTCGTCCGCACCGACCCCGAGCGGGCCCGCGACCTGCTGCTGGAGTTCGCCGACTTCGCCCGCTACTCCTTCCGCCGCCACGGCGCGTTCACCACGCTCGCCGAGGAGCTGCGCGCCATCGAGCAGTTCCTGGAGCTGGTGCGGGCCCGGTTCGGCCGGCGGCTGGAGGTCACCCTGCGGATCGCCCCCGAGGTGCTGCCCGTGGCGGTCCCCTTCCTGTGCCTGCAGCCCCTGGTGGAGAACGCGGTCAAGCACGGGCTGGAGGAGAGCGCCGGGCGCGGCCGTATCACGATCACCGCGCGGGACGAGGGGGCGACGGCCCGGATCGTCGTCGAGGACGACGGGGTCGGCATGGAGCCGGACCGGCTGCGCGGGATCCTGCGCGGCGAGGACGGCCCGGCGGCGGGCATCGGGCTGCGCAACGTGGACGAGCGGCTGCGCCAGGTCTACGGCGACGAGCACGGCCTGGTGATCGAGACCGGCGTCGGAGCCGGGATGAAGATCACTATCCGGGTCCCGAAGTACCGGCCCGGAGTGCACCCCGCGCCCCCCGACCCCGTGCCCCCCGGCCGCCGGGACTAG
- a CDS encoding cation acetate symporter: protein MSQAYGIVAVSAAVLATLVIGSLGLRVSRTTSDFYVASRTVPPYLNAMAVSGEYLSAASFLGIAGLVAAEGVQMLWFPVGYAAGYLVLLAFVAAPLRRSGAYTLPDFADSRLESTAARRVAGVLVVGVGWLYLLPQLQGAGLTLGLVTGAPHWLGGVLVAVVVTLAVAAGGMRGITFVQAFQYCLKLTALLVPAVFLLLAWHGDPRPASAVEEPPTFRRHTEVTVDSTVRLRIGTPLRAAATGAVDGRGYDGGPLVLEPGVHEIRAGTTLRFPPRTPVPERVSGDGPADGAAGWAAPLSGGEEEHPLYATYGLICATFLGTMGLPHVLVRFYTNPDGRAARRTTVIVLALVGGFYLLPPLYGLLGRLYAPDLLLTGDTDAAVLVLPERLIGGTAGDLLGALIAAGACAAFLSTASGLILSVAGVLSQDVLPSLGVRRFRLATLLAVAVPGTVSVAAGQLPVASAVGLAFAVAASSFCPLLMLGIWWRGLTPPGAIAGLLAGGGGALTAVTLTIAGPPARGWAHSLLAWPAVWSVPLGFLTMILVSLATRNRVPAGTEAAMARLHLPERPAGRSPSTTRRGVTTP, encoded by the coding sequence GTGAGCCAGGCGTACGGCATCGTGGCCGTGTCGGCGGCCGTCCTGGCGACCCTGGTGATCGGCTCGTTGGGACTGCGTGTCTCCCGCACCACGTCCGACTTCTACGTCGCCTCCCGCACCGTGCCGCCGTACCTCAACGCCATGGCCGTCAGCGGGGAGTACCTCTCGGCGGCCTCCTTCCTCGGCATCGCCGGACTCGTCGCCGCCGAGGGCGTCCAGATGCTCTGGTTCCCCGTCGGCTACGCGGCCGGCTACCTCGTCCTGCTCGCCTTCGTCGCCGCCCCGCTGCGCCGCTCCGGCGCCTACACCCTGCCCGACTTCGCCGACTCACGGCTCGAGTCCACGGCCGCCCGGCGCGTCGCCGGTGTCCTCGTCGTCGGCGTCGGCTGGCTCTACCTGCTGCCGCAGCTCCAGGGCGCGGGCCTGACCCTCGGCCTGGTCACCGGTGCGCCGCACTGGCTCGGCGGCGTGCTCGTCGCCGTCGTCGTCACCCTGGCCGTGGCCGCCGGCGGCATGCGCGGCATCACCTTCGTCCAGGCGTTCCAGTACTGCCTGAAGCTGACCGCCCTCCTCGTGCCCGCGGTCTTCCTGCTGCTCGCCTGGCACGGCGACCCGCGTCCCGCCAGTGCCGTGGAGGAGCCGCCGACCTTCCGCCGGCACACCGAGGTCACCGTCGACAGCACCGTGCGGCTCCGGATCGGGACACCGCTGCGGGCCGCCGCCACCGGCGCCGTGGACGGCAGGGGCTACGACGGCGGGCCGCTGGTGCTGGAGCCCGGTGTGCACGAGATCCGGGCCGGGACCACGCTCCGGTTCCCGCCCCGGACCCCGGTGCCCGAGCGCGTGAGCGGCGACGGCCCGGCGGACGGCGCCGCCGGCTGGGCCGCACCGCTGTCCGGCGGCGAGGAGGAGCACCCCCTCTACGCCACGTACGGGCTGATATGCGCCACGTTCCTCGGCACCATGGGGCTGCCGCACGTCCTCGTCCGCTTCTACACCAACCCCGACGGCCGCGCCGCCCGGCGCACCACCGTGATCGTGCTCGCCCTCGTCGGCGGCTTCTACCTGCTGCCGCCCCTCTACGGCCTCCTCGGCCGGCTCTACGCCCCCGACCTGCTGCTCACCGGCGACACCGACGCCGCCGTCCTCGTCCTGCCCGAGCGGCTGATCGGCGGCACCGCCGGTGACCTGCTCGGCGCGCTGATCGCCGCCGGTGCCTGCGCGGCGTTCCTGTCCACCGCCTCCGGGCTCATCCTGTCCGTCGCGGGCGTGCTCAGCCAGGACGTGCTGCCCTCGCTCGGCGTCCGCCGCTTCCGGCTCGCCACGCTGCTGGCGGTGGCCGTGCCCGGCACGGTGAGCGTGGCCGCCGGGCAGCTTCCCGTCGCCAGCGCCGTGGGACTCGCCTTCGCCGTGGCCGCCTCCTCCTTCTGCCCGCTGCTGATGCTCGGCATCTGGTGGCGCGGACTGACCCCGCCCGGCGCGATCGCGGGACTCCTCGCCGGCGGCGGCGGCGCCCTGACCGCCGTCACCCTGACGATCGCCGGGCCGCCGGCCCGGGGCTGGGCGCACTCCCTGCTCGCCTGGCCCGCCGTGTGGTCCGTCCCGCTCGGCTTCCTGACCATGATCCTGGTGTCCCTGGCCACCCGGAACCGCGTCCCCGCCGGCACCGAGGCCGCCATGGCCCGCCTCCACCTGCCCGAACGCCCGGCCGGCCGAAGCCCGTCCACCACCCGCCGAGGAGTGACGACACCATGA